One part of the Glycine soja cultivar W05 chromosome 11, ASM419377v2, whole genome shotgun sequence genome encodes these proteins:
- the LOC114373810 gene encoding nudix hydrolase 16, mitochondrial-like produces the protein MMTELVARTGRHQQRYGHGYRLIAGCVPFRYKEDDCGDSCSEKIVEVLMINSTSGPGLLFPKGGWENDETVEEAAVREAIEEAGVRGDLMDFLGYYEFRSKTLQDECSPEGLCKAAMFALFVKEELESWPEQSTRKRSWLVVSEALGNCRHAWMRDALQCFCKWHEECKGGSRLN, from the exons atgaTGACTGAATTAGTGGCCCGAACAGGTCGGCATCAGCAACGATACGGACACGGTTATCGCCTTATTGCCGG GTGTGTTCCATTTAGGTATAAAGAAGATGACTGTGGAGACTCTTGTTCTGAGAAGATTGTTGAAGTGCTTATGATTAATTCAACTAGTGGACCGGGTCTTTTGTTTCCAAAG GGAGGTTGGGAGAATGATGAAACTGTTGAGGAGGCTGCAGTTAGAGAAGCTATTGAAGAAGCAGGAGTTCGAGGAGACCTAATG GATTTTCTTGGGTACTATGAATTTAGGAGTAAGACCCTCCAAGATGAGTGCAGTCCAGAAGGTTTATGTAAAGCAGCAATGTTTGCCTTGTTTGTGAAAGAGGAACTTGAGTCATGGCCTGAGCAAAGCACCAGAAAAAGGAGTTGGCTGGTTGTGTCAGAGGCACTAGGAAACTGCCGGCATGCATGGATGAGGGATGCCCTGCAATGCTTCTGTAAATGGCATGAGGAGTGCAAGGGAGGATCAAGACTGAACTGA